From a single Myxocyprinus asiaticus isolate MX2 ecotype Aquarium Trade chromosome 33, UBuf_Myxa_2, whole genome shotgun sequence genomic region:
- the LOC127423927 gene encoding anaphase-promoting complex subunit 7-like produces MNVIDHVREMAAAGLHSNVRIISSLLLTMSTNNLELFSPSQKYQLLVYHADAIFHDKEYRNAACKYNMALQQKKVLSKTSKMRPSNTGGTTSALQAQNLPSEIEVKYKIAECYTILKLDKDAISVLDGIPSRQRTPKINMMLANLYRKAGQERSAVTSYKEVLRQCPLALDAIIGLLSLSVKGAEVASMTMDVIQSIPNLDWLSVWIKAHAFMHGGDNQRAINTICSLEKKSLLRDNVDLLVTLADVYFRAGDTKNSILKFEQAQMLDPYLIKGMDVYGYLMAREGHLEDVEVLGGRLFNISDQHAEPWVISGCHSFYSKRYSRALYLGAKAIQLNSNSVQALLLKGAALRNMGRVQEAIIHFREAMRLAPCRLDCYEGLIDCYLASNGIREAMGMANNIYKTLGANAQTLTILATVCLEDPMTQEKAKTLLDKALAQRPDYIKAVVKKAELLSREQKYEEGIALLRNTLANQSDCVLHRMLGDFLVAVNDYQEAMDQYSIALSLDPNDQKSLEGMQKMEKEESPTDATVELDGDDMEGSGEEGDLEGSDSEAAQWADQEQWFGMQ; encoded by the exons atgaatgtaaTCGATCATGTGCGGGAAATGGCAGCGGCCGGGCTGCACTCGAATGTGCGGATCATCAGCAGTTTACTCCTGACCATGAGCACCAATAACCT GGAGCTCTTCTCACCGTCTCAGAAATACCAGCTGCTGGTGTACCATGCTGATGCCATCTTCCATGATAAAGAGTACAGAAATGCAGCCTGCAAATACAACATGGCTTTACAGCAGAAGAAAGTGCTCAGCAAAACTTCAAAAATGCGTCCCTCCAACACAGGTGGCACGACATCTGCTCTGCAAGCACAG AATTTGCCATCAGAGATTGAAGTGAAATATAAAATCGCTGAATGTTACACTATTCTGAAGTTGGATAAAGATGCAATATCAGTGCTGGATGGGATCCCTTCTCGCCAGAGAACACCAAAG atCAACATGATGCTGGCCAATCTTTACAGGAAGGCCGGCCAGGAGCGTTCAGCAGTTACAAGCTACAAGGAGGTCTTAAGACAATGTCCACTTGCTCTTGATGCTATTATTG GGCTTCTGTCTCTGTCGGTGAAGGGGGCGGAGGTCGCATCCATGACGATGGATGTGATTCAGAGCATCCCGAATCTTGATTGGCTGTCTGTttggatcaaagcacatgctttcaTGCATGGAGGGGACAATCAGAGAGCTATCAACACTATCTG CTCCTTGGAGAAGAAGTCCCTCTTGAGGGATAATGTTGATTTGTTAGTCACCCTGGCTGATGTATACTTCAGGGCTGGAGACACCAAGAACTCCATCTTGAAGTTTGAGCAGGCACAGATGCTCGACCCTTACCTTATTAAAG GTATGGATGTGTATGGATACCTTATGGCCAGAGAGGGTCACTTAGAAGATGTTGAGGTTCTTGGAGGACGACTATTCAACATATCTGACCAGCATGCTGAGCCCTGGGTTATTTCTGG ATGTCACAGTTTCTACAGTAAACGCTACTCTCGAGCCCTCTATCTGGGTGCTAAAGCCATTCAGCTGAACAGTAACAGTGTGCAGGCTCTCCTCCTGAAGGGGGCGGCACTTCGTAACATGGGACGAGTGCAGGAGGCTATCATACATTTCAGAGAAGCCATGAGACTGGCACCCTGTCGTCTGGACTGCTATGAAG GCTTGATTGACTGCTACCTTGCTTCTAATGGCATCCGTGAGGCAATGGGAATGGCCAATAACATTTACAAGACCCTGGGTGCTAATGCCCAAACTCTCACCATCCTGGCCACAGTGTGTCTGGAAGACCCCATGACTCAAGAGAAAGCCAAGACACTGCTGGATAAAGCTCTCGCTCAGCGACCCGACTACATCAAAGCTGTTGTAAAGAAAGCTGAGCTCCTTA gTCGAGAACAGAAATACGAGGAAGGGATCGCACTTTTACGAAACACTTTAGCCAATCAGAGCGACTGTGTGCTTCACAGAATGCTGGGAGATTTTCTGGTTGCTGTTAACGATTATCAGGAGGCCATGGACCAGTACAGTATAGCGCTCAG CCTCGATCCGAACGACCAGAAGTCTCTGGAGGGCATGCAGAAGATGGAGAAGGAGGAAAGCCCCACAGACGCGACAGTCGAGCTGGACGGTGATGATATGGAGGGCAGCGGGGAGGAGGGAGACCTTGAGGGCAGTGACAGTGAGGCGGCGCAGTGGGCCGACCAAGAGCAGTGGTTCGGGATGCAGTAA